A window from Cyprinus carpio isolate SPL01 chromosome A11, ASM1834038v1, whole genome shotgun sequence encodes these proteins:
- the LOC122146649 gene encoding CLIP-associating protein 1-B-like: protein MEPNMEYIVAQVTQKEVGRRFQVGPEIIDYIVDRQKSHDLEHDQSMLDRMVDSLATSWVNASNFKEESLLFSRIQ from the exons ATGGAGCCCAACATGGAGTACATAGTGGCGCAGGTCACGCAGAAAGAGGTCGGACGTCGGTTTCAAGTCGGGCCGGAAATCATAGACTACATCGTGGACAGACAGAAGTCACATGACCTGGAGCACGATCAGAGCATGCTGGACAGGATGGTGGACAGTCTGGCAACCTCGTGGGTCAACGCGAGCAATTTCAAG GAAGAGTCACTCCTGTTCTCACGGATTCAGTGA